A genomic stretch from Euwallacea fornicatus isolate EFF26 chromosome 10, ASM4011564v1, whole genome shotgun sequence includes:
- the Noc3 gene encoding nucleolar complex protein 3 translates to MSVKPRISKAKRNNQKKNKLIKQGLIKKGSKKTRKQPVLNRAGKNTPQQHDASEDESDHGEDMLQMVEEDDLDFLKQAITNRSYGILNKVKYSGHQQAMSYTKPKKRKHDDDDTLENVYEDQIKDTRTKRIRALLPVKTEKGLVHQEIVEEIIEDSEATKEETILEASQNVDEEKEGSEEEDFTLHETDIDLSKPILVTQLLATRNETLRQKKIHIGTLSSGLLENPEEKVTNLRTLLNLMDDETPEVFFTVRKLVIMSLLEVFKDILPDFEIKGINVDGVKLKKDTLKLQKYEENLLLYYKKFLQKLEKYCFLLVKKKGDSRKISEEEIKLSELSVQAMAELLSTHPYFNYAQNIAQVVVPFLSNPRKNVRNLVKGFICNVIREDKKEEITLKILRLINNYLKTHAQNVNTEMLEVLLVLNLRDVNLDAKKEQDVKNKKLQAKKGRLLQLSKRERKRKKKLHELEKEMLETKAEESQVAKQKNQTEITKIIFNIYFRILKNSENRKMLSVCLEGLTKFAHCINLEYYVDIVNVLSNLLKEDWLGYREQLHCIQTIFIMLSGQGDAINIDPTRFYVNLYRDLLTTHSGKTHKNCIIVLKTLIDALVKRRKKITNKRTINFVKRLATFSLQLLHNGSLGCLGLIKNLMQLNRSIDILLDLDSSGGEGKFQPEVEDPEYANASNSALFETVLLSRHYHPVVRKMSRNIASGVPATGDGSLPLEYGKLTIEQLYEEFDMSQMAFNPPVPVLKGTNPKARSKKRNFADPAFEEECRDLLKVTRSPAPFWIAFKIN, encoded by the exons ATGTCGGTG AAACCAAGAATATCAAAAGCAAAACGGAACAACCAAAAAAAGAACAAGTTGATTAAACAGGGACTCATCAAAAAAGGTtctaaaaaaacaagaaaacagCCTGTTCTCAACAGAGCTGGAAAAAACACGCCTCAACAGCATGATGCCTCAGAAGACGAAAGTGATCATGGGGAAGATATGCTTCAAATGGTTGAAGAAGACGATCTTGATTTCCTAAAGCAGGCCATTACTAATAGAAGTTATgggattttaaataaagtaaagTATTCTGG TCACCAGCAAGCCATGTCATACACCAAACCAAAAAAAAGGAAGCATGATGATGATGACACTTTGGAGAATGTATATGAGGATCAAATTAAGGACACCAGAACCAAAAGGATAAGAGCTTTATTACcagttaaaactgaaaaagggTTGGTACATCAGGAAATTGTTGAAGAAATCATAGAAGACAGTGAAGCAACTAAGGAAGAAACAATATTAGAAGCTTCACAAAATGTTGATGAAGAAAAAGAGGGTAGTGAGGAAGAAGATTTCACTCTTCATGAAACTGACATAGATCTCTCTAAACCTATTTTGGTTACCCAGCTTTTAGCTACTAGAAATGAAACGttaaggcaaaaaaaaatccatatagGAACATTAAGTTCAGGACTATTGGAGAATCCTGAGGAAAAAGTAACAAATCTCAGAACATTACTTAATCTAATGGATGATGAAACTCCAGAAGTGTTCTTCACAGTAAGAAAGTTAGTCATAATGTCTTTATTGGAGGTTTTTAAAGACATACTTCCTGactttgaaataaaaggtATCAATGTTGATGGTGTGAAGCTGAAAAAAGATAccttaaaacttcaaaaatatgaggaaaatttgcttctttactacaagaaatttttacaaaagcTTGAGAAATACTGCTTTTtgttggttaaaaaaaagggGGACTCTAGGAAGATTTCTGAA GAAGAAATTAAACTATCTGAACTATCTGTCCAAGCAATGGCAGAACTTTTATCTACCCATCCATATTTCAACTACGCCCAAAACATCGCCCAAGTGGTAGTTCCGTTTTTAAGCAATCCCAGAAAAAACGTCCGGAATTTAGTTAAAGGCTTCATTTGTAATGTCATTCGGGAAGATAAAAAGGAGGAAATCACTTTAAAA ATTTTACGACTTATAAATAATTACCTGAAAACGCATGCACAAAATGTGAACACGGAAATGTTAGAGGTTTTGCTGGTTTTGAATTTAAGAGATGTCAATTTAGATGCAAAAAAAGAGCAAGATGTTAAAAACAAGAAACTGCAAGCTAAGAAAGGAAGACTCTTGCAATTGTCCAAAAGGGAGAGGAAG aggaaaaaaaaactgcacgAACTAGAGAAGGAAATGTTAGAGACGAAAGCGGAAGAAAGCCAAGTGGCCAAGCAAAAAAACCAAACGGAAattacgaaaataattttcaatatttactttCGCATTTTGAAGAACTcagaaaataggaaaatgtTAAGCGTATGCTTGGAGGGATTGACTAA atttgcgcactgtataaatttagaatattATGTGGATATAGTGAATGTCCTAAGTAATTTACTGAAGGAAGATTGGCTGGGATATAGAGAGCAATTGCACTGCATACAGACAATTTTCATTATGTTGAGCGGACAGGGAGACGCTATCAACATTGATCCAACAAG GTTTTATGTTAACTTGTACCGAGACCTTTTAACCACGCATTCAGGCAAAACCCATAAAAACTGTATCATTGtcttgaaaacattaattgaCGCCCTCGtcaaaagaaggaaaaaaattaccaataaaaGAACCATTAACTTCGTGAAAAGGCTAGCGACGTTTAGTTTGCAGCTTTTACACAACGG CTCATTAGGATGTTTAGggttaatcaaaaatttaatgcagcTCAATCGCTCTATAGACATATTACTGGACCTGGATAGTTCAGGTGGTGAAGGGAAATTTCAGCCGGAGGTTGAAGATCCTGAATACGCCAATGCTTCAAATTCGGCCCTTTTTGAAACGGTTTTATTGTCCAGGCATTATCATCCAGTGGTAAGGAAAATGTCCAGAAATATTGCAAGTGGGGTCCCTGCTACTGGAGACGGTAGTTTGCCTTTGGAATATGGAAAGCT GACAATCGAGCAGCTTTATGAGGAATTTGATATGTCCCAAATGGCTTTCAATCCCCCGGTGCCGGTTTTGAAA